Below is a genomic region from Microbacterium galbinum.
GAGCGTTTCTTCGCGATCCTGCTCGAGCACTACGCCGGCGACTTCCCGGTGTGGCTCTCGCCGGTGCAGGTGGTCGGCATCCCCGTGGCCGAGGACTACGCCGACTACCTCGGCGAGGTCATCACGACGCTCCGCGACTCGGGCGTGCGCGCCGAGCTCGACACGTCGGACGACCGGATGCAGAAAAAGATCCGCACGCACACGACCGGCAAGGTTCCGCTGCTGCTCATCGCCGGTGAGCAGGACCGCGCCGCCGGTACGGTCTCGTTCCGCTACCGCGACGGCACCCAGGAGAACGGCGTCCCGATCGCGGATGCCGTCACCCGCATCCGCACCGCGATCGCCGAGCACGCGCTCGTGCAGACGGCGGGGGATCTGGCGTGACCCCGGAGGAGCCGCTGGAGCCTGCGTCGGACTTCGCCGGAGTCCCCGACGAGTTCCAGCGGCTCTGGACCCCGCACCGGATGGCCTACATCCAGGCGGGGCCCGAGCCGCTGCGCGAGGAGTGCCCCTTCTGCGAGGCGCCGAAGCACCCGGATGCCGAGCGGCTGATCGTCGCGCGCGGTGAGACGGCATACGTGCTGCTGAACCTGTTCCCGTACAACTCGGGTCACCTGCTCGTGTGCCCGTACCGCCACATCGCGACGTACGACCAGGCCACCCCGGAGGAGGTCGCCGAGATCGGCGCTCTGACGCAGACGGCGATGCGCGTCCTGACGGAGGTGTCGCGCTGCGACGGCTTCAACATCGGGATGAATCAGGGTGCCGTCGCCGGCGCGGGTGTCGACGGGCACCTGCACCAGCACGTCGTGCCGCGGTGGCGCTCCGATGCGAACTTCTTCCCGATCATCGCGAAGACGAAGGCACTCCCGCAGCTGCTCGGTGAGGTGCGGGAGGCCGTCGCGAACGCCTGGCCTGCGGCCTGAGTTCAGCGCACCTGACGGGCGCTGAACTGCATGCGCGGGTGCGCGTAGAACTCCTGCGCCTCGACGAGCTGCAGCTCGCGCTCCCCGGAGTCGAGCGTCGCCTTCAGCAGGTCGTAGACGCTCGATGCGGTGCGCTCGAGGGCGGTCTGCGCGCTGCCGGTCTCGACGTAGTGCGCGGTGAAGAGTGCAGCGGTGACGTCGCCCGACCCGTTGGCCTTCATCGGAAGGTGCGGCGTCTGCACGATCCAGGCACCCTCGTCGTCGACCGCGAGCATCTCGATGGTCCCCTCCTCGCGGTCCGGCCGCTCGACGCTCGTGACGAGCACCGTGCGCGGTCCCATCGCGCGCGCCAGGTCGACCGAGGCCAGCGTCGACTCGAGCGTGTCGGGCTCGGTCTCGGTGAGGAAGCCGAGCTCGAACTGGTTCGGGGTGATGATGTCCGCCACCGGCACGACCCGCTCCCGCAGCAGCACGGGGATCGCGGGCGCCACGAAGCAGCCGGACTTGGCATTGCCCATCACGGGGTCGCACGCGTAGACCGCGTTCGGGTTCTCCGCCTTGACCCGGGCGACGGCGTCGATGATCACGTCGCCGATGCCCTCCCCGCCCTGGTATCCGCTGAGCACCGCATCGATGCCGCCGAAGACGCCACGGTCCTGGATGCCGGTGATGACCTCGCGCACCTCGGCGGGATCGATCATCGGGCCGCGCCAGGCACCGTACCCGGTGTGGTTCGAGAAGTTCACGGTGTAGACCGGGAGGACCTCGACGCCGATGCGCTGCAGCGGGAACACCGCGGCGGAGTTGCCGACGTGACCGTAGGCGACGGCGGACTGGATGGAGAGGATCTTCATCTCCTGATCCTTTCTTTCAGTGCGGGTGCGTTCCCGCTTCGGGTGGTCATCGGGAAGCCGCGACGAGGTCGGCGACGAAGGCCGCGGCATCCGCGTCGGACAGATCATGGACGGTCAGCCGCAGATGCCGCGATGGCTCGGCCTTCTCGTCGAGGGCGAACTCGTCGCCGGTGCGGGCCAGCCATCCGCGGCGCATGAGCTTTTCGGCGACGGCGCGTGCGGGGCGCGGGAGCTCGACCCAGAGACTGAGACCGTCGGAGTCAGGGGCGTCGAATCCGTGGGTGCGCAGAAGCTGTGCGAAAGCGGCGTTGCGCTCGGCGTAGTGCGCGGCTGCCGTACCGATCGTCGCGAGCGCGGAAGGGTCGGTCAGCTGGGCGTGGGTGAGTCGCTGGAGGAGATGGCTCACCCAGGTCGTCCCCGGGCTGAGCCGCATCGACAGACGCTCGGCCGTCTCGGGGTCGGTGGCCGCGAGCGCCAGGCACATGTCGGGGCCGAGGAACTTCGAGACGGAGCGCACGAGGGCGAACCGCCGGTGCCCCGGTCCGATCAAGGTCTCGTAGGGGCGCTGCGAGAGCATCGAGAAGTGGTCGTCCTCGATGATCAGCACGTAGGGGTGGTCGGCGAGCACGGCGCGGAGCTCGGCCGCGCGCGCAGCCGTCAGGCTGCTGCCGGTGGGGTTCTGCGCGCGCGGAGTGCAGATGATGGCGCGGATGCCGGCGTCGAGCGCCGCGCGGAGGCCGACGACCGTCATCCCCTCGCCGTCGACCGGGACGGGCACGGCGCGGTACCCTCCGAGTCGCACCGTGTGGATGCTCGCGAGGAAGCAGGGGTCCTCGAGCGCGACCGCGTCATCGCGGGTGAGTGCCTGGGCGAGGAGTCGCTCGACGGCATCGACCGCGCCGCTGGTGACGGTGACGCGGAAGTCGGACTGGTCGAGGTCGGTGGCGATCCACTCGTGCGCCCAGGAGTCGAGGCCGCGGTCGATCACGGGCTCGCCGTACAGCACCGGTCGCCCCGTGACGCGGGCGAGCGCGGGGGACGGGTCGGGGATGAGCCGGGGGTCGGGGTTGCCCGTGCCGACGTCGCGGAGGACCGTGTCCGCCGCGTAGCCCTCCTGGGCGACCGCCTCGACGCCGGCGATCGTGGTGCCGGCGCGCCCGCGCGAGACGACGAGCCCCGCCTGCGCGAGCTGGCGGTAGGCGGCCACCGCGGTGTTGCGGTTCACGCCGAGAGTGGCGGCGAGTTCGCGCACAGGGGGGAGCGCATCGCCGGGGCGGAGGGTTCCGCGGTCGCGCAGGGCGCGCACGCTGTCGGCGATGTCTGCTGCGGTCGTTCCGGTGATCTCGGCGCTCATGGGTCCTCGACACCGATTCTAGAAGGTCCGGGACGATGCTACGGTTTGACATAGATCAAACGAGTCATTGGCTTAGCCGAGAGGAATGCGATGAACGACCAGGCAACCACCGGATCCGCGCGGGTCAAGCGAGGTCTCGCCGAGATGCTCAAGGGCGGCGTCATCATGGACGTCGTCACGGCCGAGCAGGCCAAGATCGCCGAGGATGCCGGCGCCGTCGCCGTGATGGCGCTCGAGCGGGTCCCCGCCGACATCCGTGCGCAGGGCGGTGTCTCGCGCATGAGCGACCCCGACATGATCGACAGCATCATCGACGCCGTCTCGATCCCCGTGATGGCCAAGGCGCGCATCGGCCACTTCGTCGAGGCGCAGATCCTGCAGGAGCTCGGAGTCGACTACATCGACGAGTCCGAGGTGCTGTCGCCGGCGGACTACGTCAACCACATCGACAAGTTCGGCTTCACCGTGCCCTTCGTGTGCGGGGCGACGAACCTCGGCGAGGCCCTGCGCCGTATCAACGAGGGTGCCGCGATGATCCGCTCGAAGGGCGAGGCCGGCACCGGTGACGTCTCGGAGGCGACCAAGCACATCCGCAAGATCACGAGCGAGATCAACGTGCTGCGTTCGATGACCAAGGACGAGCTCTACGTGGCGGCCAAGGAGCTGCAGGCGCCCTACGACCTCGTCGTCGAGGTCGCGGCGACGGGCAAGCTGCCGGTCGTGCTGTTCGTCGCGGGAGGCGTGGCAACACCCGCGGACGCCGCGATGATGATGCAGATGGGAGCGGACGGTGTGTTCGTCGGCTCCGGCATCTTCAAGTCGGGCAACCCCGCCCAGCGCGCCGCGGCGATCGTGAAGGCCACCACGTTCCACGACGATCCGAGTGTGATCGCCGAGGTCTCGCGCGGGCTGGGCGAGGCGATGGTGGGGATCAACGTGTCCGACCTCCCCGCGCCGCACCGGCTGTCCGAGCGTGGCTGGTAGTCCGACCGTCGGCGTCCTCGCGCTGCAGGGCGACGTGCGCGAGCATGCCGCCCTGCTCGCGGAGCTCGGTGCGGAGGTGGTGCTCGTGCGCCGCCCGGAAGAACTCGACGCGATCGACGGTCTCGTCCTGCCGGGCGGAGAGTCGAGCGTCATCGACAAGCTCGCGCGACTGTTCGGGCTCCAGCAGCCGATTCGCGCGGCGATCCGTGCGGGGATGCCGATGTACGGCACGTGCGCGGGGCTCATCCTCCTGGCCGACACCGTGCTCGACGCGATCGAGGGACAGCAGTCCTTCGGCGGCCTCGACGTCGACGTTCGGCGCAACGCCTTCGGACGTCAGTCCGAATCGTTCGAGATCGACCTCGACGTGCCGGTGCTCGGCGATGCCCCGGTGTCTGCGACGTTCATCCGGGCGCCGATCGTGGAACGCTCGGGGGCCGCGGTGGAGGTGCTCGCCGCCCTGCCCGACGGCGCGGTGGTCGCGGTGCGCCAGGGGCCGTTGCTCGGCACGAGCTTCCATCCCGAGATGGACGGTGAGCCCGGATTCCACGCGCTCTTCCTCGACGAGGCACGACGCTACGCGAGCGCACCCCGGTAGGCGACGTCTCGATTCGTTAGACTGGACGATGCCCTGGGCCGTGCCCACGGGCGGATACGACGAGTGGAGACTTATGTCCGGGCATTCCAAGTGGGCCACCACGAAGCACAAGAAGGCCATCATCGACTCCAGGCGCGCCAAGTCCTGGGCCAAGCTCATCAAGAACATCGAGGTCGCGGCCAAGCTCGGCGGCGCCGACCTCGCGGGCAACCCCACGCTGTTCGACGCGGTGCAGAAGGCGAAGAAGACCTCCGTCCCGAAGGACAACATCGACCGCGCGGTCAAGCGTGGAGCCGGAATCGGCGGCGAGGCCGTCGAGTACACCTCGATCATGTACGAGGGATACGGACCGAACGGCGTGGCGCTCATGATCGAGTGTCTGACCGACAACAAGAACCGTGCCGCCGCCGAGGTGCGCACGGCTCTCAGCCGCAACGGGGGAACGCTGGCCGACCCGGGCAGCGTCGCCTACAACTTCTCGCGCAAGGGCGTCATCGTCGTCGGTGCCGAGGGGACCACCGAAGACGACGTCATGATGGCGGCGCTCGAGGCGGGTGCCGAGGAGATCGAGCCGCACTCCGAGGGCTTCGAGATCATCACCGAGGCGACCGACCTGGTCACCGTGCGCAGCGCGCTGCAGGAGGCGGGCATCGACTACGAATCCGCCGACGTCGAGTTCGTGCCGAACCTCAAGGTCGAGATCGACGCCGACACCGCGCGCAAGGTCTTCCGCCTCATCGACGCGCTGGAGGACAGCGAGGACGTGCAGAACGTCTTCAGCAACTTCGACCTCTCGTCCGAGGTGCAGGCCGAGCTCGAGAACGACGACAGCTAGGCGCGCCACGCGCCCGACGTCGACGGTGCCGCCTAGCCTGGGGGAGTGACCTCTTCCTCGCTGCGCGTTCTCGGGATCGACCCAGGCCTCACGCGATGCGGTGTGGGCATCGTCGACGTCGACGGATCGCGTCGCGGCACGCTCGTGCACGTCGGGGTGATCCGTTCGTCTCCGGATGCGCCGATCGGCGAGCGTCTCGCGATCGTCGCCGCCGGCATCCGTGAGGTGATCGCCGCGCATTCTCCGCAGGCGGTCGCGGTTGAGCGCGTGTTCGCGCAGCAGAACACGCACACGGTGATGGGCACGGCTCAGGCCAGCGGAGTCGCGCTGCTGCTCGCGGCAGAGGCGGGTCTTCCCGCCGTGACCCACACGCCGAGCGAGGTCAAGGCCGCCGTGACCGGTTACGGATCTGCCGACAAGCGCCAGGTGCAGGCGATGATCGCCCGGATCCTGCGCCTCGACGCGCCTCCGCAGCCGGCGGATGCCGCGGATGCCCTCGCCATCGCCCTCTGCCACGCCTGGCGCCGAGGCGGCGCGGGGGCGGCATCCGCCGCGGGCGGGCTCACGCCGGCCCAGCGCGCCTGGGCGGACGCGGAGCGTGTCGCTCGAACATACGTACGACGCGGGGCCTAGGCTGGGAGGATGATCTCCTCCCTGCACGGCACCGTGCTGCACTCGACCTCCGACCAGGTCGTCGTCGAGGTGGGCGGCGTCGGCTTCTCCGTCGCCGTCCCGGCCGACGTCGCGCACACCGCGACGGTGGGGGAGCAGTTGCGGTTGCACACGAGCCTGATCGTGCGCGAGGACGCGCTCTCGCTCTTCGGGTTCGCCGAGCGCGACGAGCTGGAGGTCTTCGGGCTCCTCATCAGCGTGACGGGCGTCGGGCCGAAATCCGCCCTGGGGGTGCTGTCGCACCTCACCGTCGACCAGATCGCAGAGGCGCTGAACGCCGAGGATGACGCGCCTTTCCGTCGCGTGTCCGGAATCGGTCCCAAGACCGCGAAGCTCATCGTCGTGCAGCTCGCCGGTAAGGTGCAGCCGACGGTCGCGGCAGCGCCGAGTCCCTCGGGCGCCGTGGACGTGGTGGGTCAGGTCGCGGCCGCCCTCGTCGGACTCGGATGGTCGGAGAAGGTCGCCGCCGAGGCCGCCGCGCAGACGGCCGCAGAGGCATCCGATGCCGAGCGTTCGGCCGTCGCACCGCTCCTCCGCCGCACTCTTGCCCTGCTGGGGCCGGCACGTGGCTGACGCACTCGACGCCTCCGAGCCCGTCGACGAGACCGAGCTCGCGATCGAGGGCGCCCTGCGTCCGACGAGTCTCGGCGAGTTCGTCGGACAGCAGAAGGTGCGCGGCCAGCTCCAGCTCCTCCTCGAGGCCGCACGTATCCAGAGCCGACCCGCCGATCACATCCTTCTCGCAGGCCCGCCAGGACTCGGCAAGACGACGCTGGCGATGATCGTCGCGCACGAGAGCGAGCGCCCCCTGCGCCTGTCGAGCGGACCGGCCATCCAGCACGCCGGCGATCTCGCTGCGCTCCTGTCGAGCCTCGTTCCCGGCGAGGTGCTCTTCATCGACGAGATCCACCGGATGGCGCGCTCCGCCGAGGAGATGCTCTATCTCGCGATGGAGGATTTCCGCATCGACATCATGGTGGGCAAGGGGGCGGGGGCCACCAGCATCCCGCTCGAACTCGCACCGTTCACCCTGGTGGGAGCGACGACGCGGTCGGGCCTGCTACCGAATCCGCTGCGCGATCGATTCGGGTTCACCGGTCATCTGGAGTTCTACGAGGAGGGCGAGCTCGAGCGCGTGATCGCGCGATCCGCGGCGGTCCTCGGCGTCGATCTGCCGTCCGATTCGCTGTCCGAGATCGCCCGCCGATCGCGCGGGACGCCCCGCATCGCGAACCGCCTTCTCCGACGTGTGCGCGACTACGCGCTCGTGCACGGTGGGGGAGCGGCGACCATCGCCGACGTCCGCGCCGCTCTCGAACTGTACGACGTCGACCCCATCGGCCTGGACCGCCTCGACCGCGCGGTTCTCGAAGCGCTCGTGCGGCGGTTCCGCGGGGGGCCGGTGGGACTGAGCACCCTCGCCGTCGCCGTCGGCGAAGAAGCCGAGACCGTCGAGAGCGTCGTCGAGCCCTATCTCGTCCGGATCGGTTTCCTCGGTCGCACTCCGCGGGGGCGCGTCGCCATGCCTGAGGCGTATGCGCATCTGGGTGTGGCGCATCCCGACGGAGCGCTTCGCTTCGATGACCTATAATCACAGAAGACTTCCCCCGAAACTTCTGTGCGCCCGTTGATGGTGCGTGCACCTCAGAAAGGCGCTCCGCCCCATGGAAATCATCCTCTTCGGTCTCCTGGCCGTCCTCCTCGTCTTCATGATCTTCAACACGCGTAAGCGTCAGAAGCAGATGAAGGCCGAGCAGGAGGAGAAGGCGACGAAGACGGTTCCCGGCGTGCGCGTGCTCCTGCAGGGCGGCATCTACGGCACGATCGTCTCCTACGACCCCGATGACCTCGACCACCCCGCGTCGGTCGAGGTCGCCCCCGGTGTCGTGATCGAGGTGCACAGCCAGGCGATCCTCCGCATCGTCGAGCCCAAGGACATCGTCGCCGACGACGCCGAGCTCGCTGACGACGACACCGTCGTCGAGGCCGATGCTCCGATCGCCGAGACCCCGGAAGAGACGCGCGCGCGCCTCGACCGCGACGCAGACGACAAGTAAGTCCGCGGCGTTCGACCGCACCCCGGAATCCGGCCTCTCAGAAAGCTGAACTCACGTGGCTTCATCCTCTCCTGTCCGTCACGCCTGGCGGGTCCTTCTCGGCCTGCTCCTCGTGACGGGTGTCCTCTTCGGCATCAACGCGGCCGGGGTGTACGTCTTCGGGAAGAGCTCGTGGGCTCCGGAGCTCGCACTCGACCTCCAGGGCGGCACCCAGATCGTGCTGCAGGCCGAGACCGACGAGGGAGCAGCGCCGTCCGCGGAACAGCTGAACCAGGCGGCCTCCATCATCCGCCAGCGCGTCGACGCCTCGGGCGTGGCGGAGGCCGACATCACCACCGAGGGCGGACGGAACATCGTCGTCCAGATCCCGGGTGTCGCCGACGACCAGACGCGCGAGCGGATCACCAGCAGCGCGCAGCTCGAGTTCCGGGCGGTCCTGGCCACGACCGCCGCGACGACGTCCTTCGTCGGTGACGACGGTAACGAGACGCCGTACCCCAGCCCCGACCCCTCGCTCGAGGCGACGCCGACCGCCGAGCCGACCGACGGCAGCGACCTCAACTGGGCCACGCCCAAGCTCCAGGCCGAGTTCCTCGCCTACGACTGCGCGAACCCCGACAACCCCACCAACGTGCCGAGCGAGCAGCCGATGATCGCCTGCGACGAGACCGGTCAGGCCAAGTTCCTGCTCGGCCCGACCGAGCTCGACGGAACGGCGATCGACGACGCCGCGAGCGGTCGCGACCCGCAGAACGGCGCGTGGCTCGTGCAGCTCACGATGAACCCGGATGGGGCCGACAAGTTCGGCAAGGTCAGCACCCGCCTCAACCAGAACCGCATCGACGGCCTGTCGCCGCGCGACCAGTTCGCGTTCGTGCTCGACGGCGTCGTCATCTCGGCGCCCCGCATGAACGGTGTGATCCTCGACGGTCGTCCGAGCATCTCGGGCAGCTTCACGCAGGACTCGGCGACGACCCTCGCCGACCAGCTCAAGTACGGCGCGCTGCCGCTGAGCTTCACCGTGCAGAGCTCCGACACCGTGTCGGCGACGCTCGGTACGCAGCAGCTGCAGATCGGTCTCATCGCCGGTCTCATCGGCCTGATCCTCGTCGCGATCTATTCGCTCATCGTCTACCGAGCCCTCGGGACGGTGATCATCGCGTCCATCGCGGTGATGGGTGTGCTGACCTACATCGTCATCTGCATCCTGGCGTGGCGACTCGGCTTCCGCCTCTCGCTGGCCGGTGTGGCCGGTCTGATCGTGTCGATCGGATTCACCGCCGACTCCTTCATCGTCTACTTCGAGAGAATCCGAGACGAACTGCGAGACGGCAAGTCGATCACCTCCGCCGTCGAAGACGGATGGGGCCGAGCCAAGCGCACGATCTACATCTCGAAGTCGATCAACATCCTCGCCGCGCTCGTGCTGTACATCCTGGCCGACTCGACGGTGAAGGGGTTCGCGTTCACGCTCGGCCTCACGACCATCATCGACGTGTTCATCTTCGTGATCTTCACGCACCCGGTGATGCAACTGCTCGCTCGCACGCGCTTCTTCGGAGGCGGCCACAAGCTCTCGGGGCTCGACCCCGAAGCACTGGGCGCCGTCTACCGCAATCGGTCGCAGTTCCGCGAGGTCGCGACGGCGTCCGCCGGCCGTGGCGCGCGCAACTCGCGTTCGCGCGGCGAGGCGGAGCGTCGTCAGACCATCGCCGAGCGCAAGCGCGCGGAGGCTCTCGCGGGTGACAGACCCACCAACGCCGGAAGTGAGGGAGACGCCTGATGCCTTCCATGAATGAGTTCGGCAACAACCTGTACACGGGGAAGACCTCTTTCCCGTTCGTCGGTCGCCGCCGCCTGTGGTTCATCATCGCGATCATCCTGGTCGTGGGCTCGGCTCTGGTGCCGCTGATCCGTCCGATCCAATTCTCGATCGAGTTCACCGGCGGGTCGCAGTTCACCGTCGCGGCGCCCGACAGCACCGATCAGCAGATCGCCACCGACGCGGTCAAGTCGGTCGTGCCCGAGTCGGCGACCAAGGTCGTCGTGGTGAACGGCGACGACATCCGCGTCCAGACCGACCAGATGACGGCCGATGAGACGCAGCAGGTCACCGCGGCACTCGCCGACGCGTACGGCGTCGACACTGCGGAGGTGACGTCGTCGTTCATCGGTCCGGCCTGGGGCGAGAGCGTCACGCGTCAATCGCTGTGGGGCCTGGCGATCTTCCTCGCCCTCACCTTCCTGATCCTGGCGATCTACTTCCGAACCTGGAAGATGTCGGCCGCGGCGATCATCGGCCTGCTCGACGTGCTCGTGATCACCGTCGGCGTCTACGCGCTGGCCGGCTTCGAGATCTCGCCGGCGGCGGTGATCGGATTCCTCACGATCTTGGCGTACTCCTTGTACGACACGACGGTCGTCTTCGACAAGATCCGGGAGAACACACATGAAGACGGCGAGAAATCGGCGCGTCTGTTCGGGGAGTCCGTCAACCTGGCGGTGAACCAGACCCTCGTGCGATCGATCAACACCTCGGTGGTCGCGGCGCTCCCGGTCGGAGCGATCCTCTTCATCGGATCGCTGTGGCTCGGTGCCGAGACCCTCACCGACATCTCGCTGTCGATCTTCGTCGGCATCCTCGTGGCGACGTATTCGACGCTGTTCGTCGCCGCTCCGCTCTACTCGCTCTTCCGCGAGAACGAGCCGCAGATCCGCGAGCGCGACGCCCGGATCCGCGAAGCGCGCCTGCGCGCGACGGTCGAAGCCTGACGTATCCGTCCGGTGGGAGCCGCTCCCGCCGGACGGACGTAGGATT
It encodes:
- a CDS encoding HIT family protein, with the protein product MTPEEPLEPASDFAGVPDEFQRLWTPHRMAYIQAGPEPLREECPFCEAPKHPDAERLIVARGETAYVLLNLFPYNSGHLLVCPYRHIATYDQATPEEVAEIGALTQTAMRVLTEVSRCDGFNIGMNQGAVAGAGVDGHLHQHVVPRWRSDANFFPIIAKTKALPQLLGEVREAVANAWPAA
- the pdxY gene encoding pyridoxal kinase PdxY, which encodes MKILSIQSAVAYGHVGNSAAVFPLQRIGVEVLPVYTVNFSNHTGYGAWRGPMIDPAEVREVITGIQDRGVFGGIDAVLSGYQGGEGIGDVIIDAVARVKAENPNAVYACDPVMGNAKSGCFVAPAIPVLLRERVVPVADIITPNQFELGFLTETEPDTLESTLASVDLARAMGPRTVLVTSVERPDREEGTIEMLAVDDEGAWIVQTPHLPMKANGSGDVTAALFTAHYVETGSAQTALERTASSVYDLLKATLDSGERELQLVEAQEFYAHPRMQFSARQVR
- a CDS encoding aminotransferase class I/II-fold pyridoxal phosphate-dependent enzyme, translated to MSAEITGTTAADIADSVRALRDRGTLRPGDALPPVRELAATLGVNRNTAVAAYRQLAQAGLVVSRGRAGTTIAGVEAVAQEGYAADTVLRDVGTGNPDPRLIPDPSPALARVTGRPVLYGEPVIDRGLDSWAHEWIATDLDQSDFRVTVTSGAVDAVERLLAQALTRDDAVALEDPCFLASIHTVRLGGYRAVPVPVDGEGMTVVGLRAALDAGIRAIICTPRAQNPTGSSLTAARAAELRAVLADHPYVLIIEDDHFSMLSQRPYETLIGPGHRRFALVRSVSKFLGPDMCLALAATDPETAERLSMRLSPGTTWVSHLLQRLTHAQLTDPSALATIGTAAAHYAERNAAFAQLLRTHGFDAPDSDGLSLWVELPRPARAVAEKLMRRGWLARTGDEFALDEKAEPSRHLRLTVHDLSDADAAAFVADLVAASR
- the pdxS gene encoding pyridoxal 5'-phosphate synthase lyase subunit PdxS is translated as MNDQATTGSARVKRGLAEMLKGGVIMDVVTAEQAKIAEDAGAVAVMALERVPADIRAQGGVSRMSDPDMIDSIIDAVSIPVMAKARIGHFVEAQILQELGVDYIDESEVLSPADYVNHIDKFGFTVPFVCGATNLGEALRRINEGAAMIRSKGEAGTGDVSEATKHIRKITSEINVLRSMTKDELYVAAKELQAPYDLVVEVAATGKLPVVLFVAGGVATPADAAMMMQMGADGVFVGSGIFKSGNPAQRAAAIVKATTFHDDPSVIAEVSRGLGEAMVGINVSDLPAPHRLSERGW
- the pdxT gene encoding pyridoxal 5'-phosphate synthase glutaminase subunit PdxT; its protein translation is MAGSPTVGVLALQGDVREHAALLAELGAEVVLVRRPEELDAIDGLVLPGGESSVIDKLARLFGLQQPIRAAIRAGMPMYGTCAGLILLADTVLDAIEGQQSFGGLDVDVRRNAFGRQSESFEIDLDVPVLGDAPVSATFIRAPIVERSGAAVEVLAALPDGAVVAVRQGPLLGTSFHPEMDGEPGFHALFLDEARRYASAPR
- a CDS encoding YebC/PmpR family DNA-binding transcriptional regulator, which translates into the protein MSGHSKWATTKHKKAIIDSRRAKSWAKLIKNIEVAAKLGGADLAGNPTLFDAVQKAKKTSVPKDNIDRAVKRGAGIGGEAVEYTSIMYEGYGPNGVALMIECLTDNKNRAAAEVRTALSRNGGTLADPGSVAYNFSRKGVIVVGAEGTTEDDVMMAALEAGAEEIEPHSEGFEIITEATDLVTVRSALQEAGIDYESADVEFVPNLKVEIDADTARKVFRLIDALEDSEDVQNVFSNFDLSSEVQAELENDDS
- the ruvC gene encoding crossover junction endodeoxyribonuclease RuvC; the encoded protein is MTSSSLRVLGIDPGLTRCGVGIVDVDGSRRGTLVHVGVIRSSPDAPIGERLAIVAAGIREVIAAHSPQAVAVERVFAQQNTHTVMGTAQASGVALLLAAEAGLPAVTHTPSEVKAAVTGYGSADKRQVQAMIARILRLDAPPQPADAADALAIALCHAWRRGGAGAASAAGGLTPAQRAWADAERVARTYVRRGA
- the ruvA gene encoding Holliday junction branch migration protein RuvA, whose translation is MISSLHGTVLHSTSDQVVVEVGGVGFSVAVPADVAHTATVGEQLRLHTSLIVREDALSLFGFAERDELEVFGLLISVTGVGPKSALGVLSHLTVDQIAEALNAEDDAPFRRVSGIGPKTAKLIVVQLAGKVQPTVAAAPSPSGAVDVVGQVAAALVGLGWSEKVAAEAAAQTAAEASDAERSAVAPLLRRTLALLGPARG
- the ruvB gene encoding Holliday junction branch migration DNA helicase RuvB, whose translation is MADALDASEPVDETELAIEGALRPTSLGEFVGQQKVRGQLQLLLEAARIQSRPADHILLAGPPGLGKTTLAMIVAHESERPLRLSSGPAIQHAGDLAALLSSLVPGEVLFIDEIHRMARSAEEMLYLAMEDFRIDIMVGKGAGATSIPLELAPFTLVGATTRSGLLPNPLRDRFGFTGHLEFYEEGELERVIARSAAVLGVDLPSDSLSEIARRSRGTPRIANRLLRRVRDYALVHGGGAATIADVRAALELYDVDPIGLDRLDRAVLEALVRRFRGGPVGLSTLAVAVGEEAETVESVVEPYLVRIGFLGRTPRGRVAMPEAYAHLGVAHPDGALRFDDL
- a CDS encoding preprotein translocase subunit YajC; this translates as MEIILFGLLAVLLVFMIFNTRKRQKQMKAEQEEKATKTVPGVRVLLQGGIYGTIVSYDPDDLDHPASVEVAPGVVIEVHSQAILRIVEPKDIVADDAELADDDTVVEADAPIAETPEETRARLDRDADDK
- the secD gene encoding protein translocase subunit SecD, with product MASSSPVRHAWRVLLGLLLVTGVLFGINAAGVYVFGKSSWAPELALDLQGGTQIVLQAETDEGAAPSAEQLNQAASIIRQRVDASGVAEADITTEGGRNIVVQIPGVADDQTRERITSSAQLEFRAVLATTAATTSFVGDDGNETPYPSPDPSLEATPTAEPTDGSDLNWATPKLQAEFLAYDCANPDNPTNVPSEQPMIACDETGQAKFLLGPTELDGTAIDDAASGRDPQNGAWLVQLTMNPDGADKFGKVSTRLNQNRIDGLSPRDQFAFVLDGVVISAPRMNGVILDGRPSISGSFTQDSATTLADQLKYGALPLSFTVQSSDTVSATLGTQQLQIGLIAGLIGLILVAIYSLIVYRALGTVIIASIAVMGVLTYIVICILAWRLGFRLSLAGVAGLIVSIGFTADSFIVYFERIRDELRDGKSITSAVEDGWGRAKRTIYISKSINILAALVLYILADSTVKGFAFTLGLTTIIDVFIFVIFTHPVMQLLARTRFFGGGHKLSGLDPEALGAVYRNRSQFREVATASAGRGARNSRSRGEAERRQTIAERKRAEALAGDRPTNAGSEGDA
- the secF gene encoding protein translocase subunit SecF, giving the protein MPSMNEFGNNLYTGKTSFPFVGRRRLWFIIAIILVVGSALVPLIRPIQFSIEFTGGSQFTVAAPDSTDQQIATDAVKSVVPESATKVVVVNGDDIRVQTDQMTADETQQVTAALADAYGVDTAEVTSSFIGPAWGESVTRQSLWGLAIFLALTFLILAIYFRTWKMSAAAIIGLLDVLVITVGVYALAGFEISPAAVIGFLTILAYSLYDTTVVFDKIRENTHEDGEKSARLFGESVNLAVNQTLVRSINTSVVAALPVGAILFIGSLWLGAETLTDISLSIFVGILVATYSTLFVAAPLYSLFRENEPQIRERDARIREARLRATVEA